In Gammaproteobacteria bacterium, one DNA window encodes the following:
- the rdgB gene encoding RdgB/HAM1 family non-canonical purine NTP pyrophosphatase — protein sequence MDKLEKLVIASNNQGKLREIGELLAPLAINVAPQSEFNISEADEPHITFVENALAKARHASRCSGLPALADDSGICVSALGGAPGVNSARYAGEPKSDERNNQKLIEALKNQTDRRAYYYCVIVLVRHAGDPQPIIVDGSWHGEIIDQPHGSGGFGYDPYFFLPAFGKTSAELTAEQKNKISHRGQALAKLVEILQAGKF from the coding sequence ATGGATAAGCTGGAAAAACTGGTCATCGCCAGCAACAACCAAGGTAAGCTGCGCGAAATCGGCGAATTGCTCGCGCCGCTGGCGATCAATGTTGCGCCGCAATCCGAATTCAACATCAGCGAAGCCGACGAACCGCACATTACGTTTGTCGAGAACGCGCTCGCTAAAGCGCGCCACGCCAGCCGCTGCTCCGGTTTACCTGCTCTTGCGGACGATTCCGGCATCTGCGTCAGCGCACTCGGTGGCGCACCGGGCGTGAATTCCGCGCGCTACGCCGGAGAACCAAAATCCGATGAACGCAACAATCAGAAATTGATCGAGGCGTTGAAAAACCAAACCGACCGCCGCGCGTATTACTATTGCGTGATCGTGTTAGTGCGTCACGCCGGTGATCCGCAACCGATCATCGTTGACGGCTCGTGGCACGGTGAAATCATCGATCAACCGCACGGCAGCGGCGGCTTCGGCTACGATCCCTACTTTTTTCTGCCCGCATTCGGTAAAACCTCTGCCGAATTAACCGCCGAACAGAAAAATAAAATCAGCCACCGTGGCCAGGCATTAGCGAAGTTGGTGGAAATTCTACAAGCTGGGAAGTTTTAA
- a CDS encoding formate--tetrahydrofolate ligase, which produces MKPIIDIAATLNLQPDNLMQFGEHMAKLRLSVLPEKGTQPKGKIILVSAINPTRMGEGKTTVSIGLAQGMAYIGQHVALALREPSLGPIFGIKGGGTGGGRCQLEPSTRINMHFTGDIHAVGAAHNLLAALLDNAVHFRSGLDLEHRQVFWRRVLDMNDRSLRQAVIGLGGRLNGVPRETGFDITAASEVMAILCLAEDLADLKARLGRVLVGFDRSGNPVTAQSLQATGAMAALLHDAMLPNLVQTTEGVPAFVHGGPFGNIAHGCNSVIATKAAAACADWVVTEAGFGFDLGAEKFFDLKCRSSGLWPSAVVLVVTARALRVHGGGDPSRPGSIEEIERGLAHLEHHVESVRAFGFEPVIAINRFVGDTDAELNAIEQYCTGLGLNSALFTGFADGGAGAEALAHAVIAATTQPQPPVRYLYDLNDSPGDKIAAVARTIYGASEVEFSRAARKDLERIRALGYDRLPVCIAKTHLSLSSDPAKVGHPEAFPLPVESVRIAAGAGYLLVMTGDIVTMPGLPHDPAAHRIDLSDDGDIMGV; this is translated from the coding sequence ATGAAACCCATCATCGATATCGCCGCAACGCTTAACCTGCAACCGGATAACCTCATGCAATTCGGTGAGCACATGGCGAAACTGCGGTTGAGTGTTTTGCCGGAAAAAGGCACGCAACCCAAAGGTAAAATCATTCTGGTTTCTGCGATCAATCCGACGCGCATGGGTGAAGGAAAAACGACGGTTTCGATTGGGTTGGCTCAAGGCATGGCGTACATCGGGCAGCACGTTGCACTGGCGTTGCGCGAGCCGTCTTTGGGGCCTATCTTCGGCATTAAAGGCGGCGGGACTGGCGGTGGGCGTTGTCAGCTTGAGCCGTCGACACGCATTAACATGCATTTCACCGGCGATATACATGCCGTCGGTGCGGCGCACAACCTGCTCGCCGCCCTGCTCGACAACGCCGTTCATTTTCGTAGCGGATTGGATCTCGAACATCGTCAAGTGTTCTGGCGTCGCGTGTTGGATATGAACGACCGTTCGCTGCGCCAAGCGGTGATCGGATTGGGCGGGCGGCTCAACGGCGTGCCGCGGGAAACCGGGTTCGACATTACCGCGGCGTCCGAAGTCATGGCCATCCTCTGCCTGGCCGAAGACCTCGCCGATCTCAAAGCGCGATTGGGGCGTGTTCTGGTTGGATTTGATCGTTCCGGCAATCCGGTCACGGCGCAAAGCCTCCAAGCAACGGGCGCGATGGCGGCTTTGCTGCACGATGCGATGCTACCGAATCTGGTGCAAACCACCGAAGGCGTACCGGCTTTCGTGCATGGCGGCCCTTTCGGCAATATCGCGCACGGCTGCAACAGCGTGATCGCCACCAAGGCCGCCGCGGCCTGCGCCGATTGGGTAGTGACCGAAGCAGGGTTCGGTTTTGATCTCGGCGCGGAGAAATTTTTCGATCTGAAATGCCGCAGTTCCGGGTTATGGCCGAGCGCGGTGGTGCTGGTCGTCACCGCGCGGGCGCTGCGGGTGCATGGCGGCGGCGATCCTTCCCGCCCCGGCAGTATCGAAGAAATCGAGCGCGGCTTGGCGCATTTGGAACATCACGTGGAAAGCGTGCGGGCTTTCGGTTTTGAACCGGTCATCGCCATCAATCGCTTCGTAGGCGATACCGATGCTGAACTGAACGCCATCGAACAATACTGCACCGGACTCGGTTTAAATAGTGCCCTGTTCACCGGCTTCGCCGACGGAGGTGCGGGAGCCGAAGCGCTGGCACATGCAGTGATCGCCGCAACCACCCAGCCGCAGCCGCCCGTGCGTTATTTGTACGATCTAAACGATTCGCCCGGAGACAAGATCGCCGCCGTTGCCCGCACTATTTACGGCGCCAGCGAAGTCGAGTTCAGCCGGGCGGCTAGGAAAGATCTGGAACGAATCCGCGCGTTAGGTTACGACCGGTTACCAGTGTGCATCGCCAAAACCCATCTGTCGCTCAGCAGCGATCCCGCAAAAGTCGGCCACCCCGAGGCATTCCCTCTGCCGGTGGAATCGGTGCGTATTGCCGCAGGAGCAGGTTATTTGCTGGTCATGACCGGCGACATCGTCACGATGCCGGGATTACCGCACGATCCGGCTGCGCATCGCATTGATTTGAGTGATGATGGTGACATTATGGGTGTTTGA
- a CDS encoding IS1595 family transposase: MNAKNRYYFRSRIREAKFRQLIRCFSMDFTATDTAQLTGISIRSVNTIYLKIRQRIAQNCELESPLQGSVEVDESYFGVQRVRGKRGRGAYGKTIVFGVLKRQGKVYTEIVPDCSKATLQAIIRGHVAPDTVIHSDGWRGYDGLVDIGFDKHFRVHHGDNEFASGERHINGIESFWSFAKRRLAKFNGVPEHTFYLHLKETEFRFNHRRDNLYHEILKLLRLNPL, from the coding sequence ATGAATGCTAAAAACAGATACTATTTTCGTTCTCGAATCAGAGAAGCAAAATTCAGGCAACTTATTCGATGTTTTTCGATGGATTTTACTGCTACTGACACAGCCCAATTGACCGGCATTTCTATCCGATCCGTCAATACCATTTATCTTAAAATACGACAGCGAATTGCCCAGAATTGCGAACTTGAATCCCCTCTGCAAGGTTCTGTAGAAGTTGATGAGTCTTACTTTGGTGTCCAGCGAGTCAGGGGTAAAAGGGGGCGGGGCGCTTATGGCAAAACAATAGTCTTTGGTGTGCTTAAACGCCAAGGAAAAGTTTATACAGAGATTGTTCCAGATTGCTCTAAAGCGACATTGCAAGCCATTATCCGTGGGCATGTAGCGCCCGATACCGTAATCCATTCCGATGGATGGCGTGGTTATGACGGATTGGTCGATATCGGCTTTGATAAGCACTTCAGGGTTCACCATGGTGACAATGAGTTTGCCAGTGGCGAGCGGCATATTAATGGTATCGAGTCTTTCTGGAGTTTTGCTAAAAGACGTTTGGCCAAGTTCAATGGTGTGCCCGAACATACTTTCTACCTGCACTTGAAAGAAACCGAATTTCGTTTTAATCATCGCCGTGATAATCTCTATCATGAAATTCTTAAATTGTTACGTTTAAACCCGCTTTAA
- the fghA gene encoding S-formylglutathione hydrolase — translation MTTLETRNLHHCFGGIQGYYQHPSTVIGLPMRFSVYQPPQAKDHAVPVVFFLAGLTCTEETFMIKAGAQRYAAELGLMLVTMDTSPRQTGIPGETDTWDFGAGAGFYLDATQAPWSKHYRMESYITQELRNIIIEQFPADKNRIGISGHSMGGHGALTLALRRPDLFRSVSAFAPICAPMRCPWGQKAFSHYLGENQQNWQPYDATALLQAGHRVPDLLVDQGFNDQFLTTQLFPEALEQACGDAGQQLTLRYHQGYDHSYYFISTFVGEHLKYHREQLD, via the coding sequence GTGACGACACTCGAAACCCGCAACCTGCATCACTGTTTTGGCGGCATTCAAGGCTATTATCAGCATCCATCCACGGTGATCGGCCTGCCGATGCGCTTCTCCGTGTATCAACCACCGCAAGCCAAAGATCACGCCGTACCGGTAGTGTTTTTCCTCGCCGGACTGACCTGCACCGAAGAAACCTTCATGATCAAAGCCGGGGCGCAACGCTACGCCGCCGAGCTCGGCCTGATGCTGGTCACGATGGACACCAGCCCGCGTCAGACTGGCATTCCCGGTGAAACCGACACGTGGGATTTCGGCGCCGGTGCCGGGTTTTACCTCGACGCAACACAAGCACCGTGGTCGAAGCATTACCGCATGGAAAGCTACATCACGCAGGAACTACGCAACATCATCATCGAACAATTTCCCGCAGACAAAAACCGCATCGGCATCTCCGGTCATTCGATGGGCGGACACGGCGCGCTAACTCTGGCATTACGCCGCCCCGACCTGTTCCGCTCGGTCTCCGCGTTCGCGCCGATTTGCGCTCCAATGCGTTGCCCGTGGGGACAAAAAGCCTTCAGCCACTACCTTGGCGAAAACCAGCAAAACTGGCAACCCTACGACGCCACCGCATTACTCCAGGCCGGTCACCGCGTCCCCGATCTGCTCGTCGATCAAGGATTCAACGATCAATTCCTGACCACACAACTCTTTCCCGAAGCACTCGAACAAGCCTGTGGCGATGCCGGCCAGCAACTGACGCTGCGCTATCATCAAGGGTACGACCATAGTTATTACTTTATCAGCACGTTTGTTGGTGAGCATTTGAAATATCATCGAGAACAACTCGACTAA
- a CDS encoding S-(hydroxymethyl)glutathione dehydrogenase/class III alcohol dehydrogenase, whose product MKTKAAVAWKAGEPLTVEEIDLEGPKSGEVLVEIKATGICHTDYYTLSGADPEGLFPAILGHEGAGVVVDVGPNVKSLRKGDHVIPLYTPECRECKFCLSKKTNLCQAIRNTQGKGLMPDSTSRFSIDGKPLFHYMGTSTFSNYTVVPEIALAKIREDAPFDKVCYIGCGVTTGIGAVIYTAKVEAGANVAVFGLGGIGLNVIQGARMVGADKIIGIDINPEREAMARKFGMTHFINPNDVPNIVDAVVQLTDGGADYSFECIGSTKVMRQALECTHKGWGRSIIIGVAEAGAEISTRPFQLVTGRKWEGSAFGGARGRTDVPKIVDWYMEGKIDIDSLITHTLTLDNINEGFRLMKAGESIRSVVIY is encoded by the coding sequence ATGAAAACAAAAGCTGCCGTCGCCTGGAAAGCAGGCGAACCATTAACCGTCGAAGAAATCGATCTGGAAGGCCCGAAATCCGGTGAAGTGCTGGTCGAGATCAAAGCCACCGGCATTTGCCACACCGATTATTACACCTTGTCCGGCGCCGATCCGGAAGGCTTGTTTCCGGCCATTCTCGGTCATGAAGGTGCGGGCGTGGTCGTCGATGTCGGCCCTAACGTCAAATCGCTGCGCAAGGGCGACCACGTCATTCCGCTGTACACGCCGGAATGCCGCGAATGTAAATTCTGTCTGTCGAAAAAGACCAATTTATGCCAGGCCATCCGCAACACCCAAGGCAAAGGGTTGATGCCGGACAGTACCTCGCGTTTTTCCATCGACGGCAAACCACTGTTTCATTACATGGGCACGTCGACCTTCTCCAATTACACCGTCGTTCCCGAGATCGCACTGGCGAAAATCCGCGAAGATGCGCCATTCGATAAAGTGTGTTACATCGGTTGCGGTGTCACCACCGGCATCGGCGCGGTGATCTACACCGCAAAGGTAGAGGCTGGCGCGAATGTCGCAGTGTTCGGTCTGGGCGGCATCGGTTTGAACGTGATTCAAGGCGCGCGCATGGTCGGTGCAGACAAAATCATCGGCATCGACATCAACCCCGAACGCGAAGCGATGGCGCGCAAATTCGGCATGACGCATTTCATCAACCCGAACGATGTGCCAAACATCGTCGACGCCGTGGTGCAACTGACCGACGGCGGCGCGGATTACAGTTTTGAATGCATCGGCAGCACCAAAGTCATGCGCCAGGCATTGGAATGCACACATAAGGGTTGGGGACGCAGCATCATCATCGGTGTCGCCGAAGCCGGTGCGGAAATCAGTACCCGGCCGTTCCAATTGGTTACGGGGCGCAAATGGGAAGGCTCCGCATTCGGCGGCGCACGCGGTCGCACCGATGTGCCGAAAATCGTTGACTGGTACATGGAAGGCAAAATCGACATCGACTCGCTGATCACGCACACGCTGACGCTGGACAACATCAACGAAGGTTTCCGCCTGATGAAAGCCGGTGAATCGATCCGCTCCGTGGTGATTTACTGA
- a CDS encoding low molecular weight phosphotyrosine protein phosphatase, producing the protein MNKDKKIKVLFVCMGNICRSPTADAVFRHHVKEAGVDHIIEVDSAGTHAYHIGDPPDHRAQSTALRRGYRMHELRARAVESNDFEEFDYILAMDKENLTLLLQRSPRQHVNKIQLFMQYAPSAEADTEVPDPYFGGHQGFELVLDMVEEASQGLLKHLHETIIINRNPS; encoded by the coding sequence ATGAACAAAGATAAAAAAATAAAAGTACTTTTCGTCTGCATGGGCAATATTTGCCGTTCTCCGACCGCCGATGCGGTTTTCCGTCATCATGTCAAAGAAGCTGGGGTCGATCATATAATCGAAGTGGATTCCGCCGGTACGCATGCATATCACATCGGCGATCCGCCCGATCACCGCGCGCAAAGCACGGCACTGCGGCGCGGCTACCGGATGCACGAGCTGCGCGCTCGTGCAGTGGAATCGAATGATTTCGAGGAATTTGACTATATTCTGGCAATGGACAAGGAAAATCTGACACTGCTGCTACAGCGCAGCCCACGGCAGCATGTCAACAAAATCCAGCTTTTCATGCAATACGCGCCCAGCGCCGAGGCGGATACCGAAGTGCCCGACCCCTACTTCGGCGGTCATCAAGGCTTCGAATTGGTACTGGACATGGTGGAAGAAGCCAGCCAGGGTTTGCTCAAGCATTTGCACGAAACCATTATCATAAACAGGAATCCCTCATGA
- a CDS encoding L,D-transpeptidase — protein MKIDITIATQQLDLLDDDGRIIRQYRISSAKNGTGQENGSFCTPLGKHIIRAKIGAGQPVNTVFIKRRPTGEIYTPELAQQFPKRDWILTRILWLCGCEPGFNRFGSVDTMRRYIYIHGTPDSVEMGKPGSIGCIRMRNSELLELFDWVAAGTQVNIHK, from the coding sequence ATGAAAATTGACATTACCATCGCAACCCAGCAACTGGATTTATTGGACGATGACGGGAGAATCATCCGGCAATACCGGATTTCGTCAGCCAAAAACGGCACCGGGCAGGAAAACGGCAGTTTTTGCACGCCGCTCGGGAAACACATCATCCGCGCCAAGATCGGCGCCGGTCAGCCGGTCAATACAGTTTTTATCAAACGGCGCCCTACCGGCGAGATTTATACGCCGGAACTGGCGCAGCAATTTCCCAAGCGGGATTGGATTTTGACGCGCATTCTGTGGTTGTGCGGCTGTGAGCCGGGATTCAATCGCTTCGGCTCGGTCGATACCATGCGCCGCTATATTTACATTCACGGCACGCCGGATAGCGTGGAAATGGGCAAGCCCGGTTCGATCGGGTGTATCCGCATGCGTAACAGCGAATTACTGGAGTTGTTCGATTGGGTTGCTGCCGGAACGCAGGTGAATATTCACAAGTAA
- the tadA gene encoding tRNA adenosine(34) deaminase TadA, whose amino-acid sequence MPVIAHETEADLKTGSDAYFMQTALQLAQQAQDCGEVPVGAVVVRDGVIIGRGYNCPISAADPSAHAEIMAIRAAGVHLSNYRLLDCTLYVTLEPCVMCIGAIFHARIQRLVYAAADPKTGACGSVIDLPAETRLNHHLQVAAGIMAPEASALLKQFFAQRRKATGRSNHEN is encoded by the coding sequence ATGCCGGTCATCGCGCACGAAACCGAGGCTGATTTGAAAACCGGGAGCGATGCTTATTTCATGCAAACCGCATTACAGCTTGCGCAGCAGGCGCAGGATTGCGGCGAGGTACCAGTCGGCGCGGTGGTGGTGCGCGATGGTGTCATCATCGGGCGCGGTTATAACTGCCCGATTTCCGCCGCCGATCCCAGCGCGCATGCCGAAATCATGGCCATACGCGCAGCCGGGGTGCATTTGTCCAATTACCGTTTGCTGGATTGCACCTTGTATGTGACATTGGAGCCGTGCGTAATGTGCATCGGCGCGATTTTTCACGCACGCATTCAACGCCTGGTGTATGCGGCGGCCGACCCGAAAACCGGCGCGTGCGGCAGCGTCATCGATCTTCCGGCGGAAACGCGGCTGAACCATCATTTACAGGTGGCGGCCGGTATTATGGCGCCGGAAGCCAGCGCGCTATTGAAACAGTTTTTTGCGCAAAGACGCAAAGCAACCGGGCGGAGCAACCATGAAAATTGA
- the prmB gene encoding 50S ribosomal protein L3 N(5)-glutamine methyltransferase, protein MIVQAQAQLHTIRDLLRFAVSQFNKAGLHFGHGSATAYDEAAYLILKTLYLPLDQLEPFLDARVTETECKQVLEIIERRVKDRIPAAYLTHEAWLGDFSFYVDERVIIPRSFIAELLQTQLAPWITDPDHITAALDLCTGSGCLAILMAHAFENADIDAADISAQALAVAQKNVQDYGLQDRIGLVESDLFSALQGKRYDLIISNPPYVNAESMERLPQEYRHEPQNALASGDDGLEATRQILQQAARHLTDDGILIVEIGHNRDALERAFPQLPFTWLETSGGDEFVFLLQREELPNS, encoded by the coding sequence ATGATCGTCCAAGCACAAGCGCAACTTCATACCATCCGAGATCTTTTACGTTTTGCCGTCAGCCAGTTTAACAAAGCTGGTCTGCATTTTGGCCACGGCTCCGCCACGGCTTACGACGAAGCGGCGTATCTTATTCTGAAAACCCTCTATTTGCCACTGGATCAACTGGAACCGTTTCTGGATGCGCGCGTGACCGAAACTGAATGCAAACAGGTGCTGGAAATCATCGAGCGCCGCGTCAAAGACCGCATTCCCGCAGCTTACCTGACGCACGAAGCGTGGCTCGGCGATTTCAGTTTTTATGTCGACGAACGCGTCATCATTCCGCGCTCGTTCATCGCCGAATTGCTGCAAACGCAACTGGCACCGTGGATTACCGATCCCGATCACATCACTGCGGCGCTCGATCTTTGCACCGGCTCCGGTTGTCTGGCCATCCTAATGGCGCACGCGTTTGAAAATGCAGACATCGACGCCGCCGACATTTCCGCGCAGGCACTCGCCGTCGCCCAAAAGAATGTGCAGGATTACGGCCTGCAAGACCGCATCGGCCTGGTCGAATCCGATCTGTTCTCAGCGTTGCAAGGAAAACGCTACGATCTGATCATCAGCAACCCGCCGTACGTCAACGCCGAATCGATGGAGCGCCTACCGCAGGAATACCGCCACGAGCCGCAAAACGCATTGGCCAGCGGCGACGATGGTCTGGAAGCAACCCGCCAAATCCTGCAACAAGCCGCGCGGCATTTAACCGATGACGGCATTCTGATCGTCGAAATCGGCCACAACCGCGATGCGCTGGAACGAGCGTTTCCGCAATTACCATTTACTTGGCTGGAAACCAGCGGCGGGGATGAATTTGTGTTTTTGTTGCAGCGGGAGGAGTTGCCGAATAGCTAG
- a CDS encoding pseudouridine synthase, whose amino-acid sequence MKVNRPIRPPAKKKAPTVQRDAAKTAPATTPTPPSATFKLQKLLAHKGLGSRREMETLIASGEVSVNGKTATLGDRAGPGDVIRIGRRVIRVHEEELPKVLLYHKPEGEIVSRHDPEGRPSVFDKLPHLRSSKWIAIGRLDFNTSGLLIFTNDGTLANRLMHPRFEMEREYAVRILGELTEEQMKQLTTGVQLEDGQAAFTYLADQGGEGANHWYRIILKEGKNREVRRMFEAIGITVSRLMRVRFGPLNLPPRIKRGQWLELDEKETRRLLSLIG is encoded by the coding sequence ATGAAAGTAAACAGGCCGATCAGACCACCGGCAAAGAAAAAAGCACCCACCGTTCAGCGCGATGCGGCAAAAACCGCACCCGCCACCACCCCTACCCCGCCATCGGCCACTTTCAAACTGCAAAAGCTGCTGGCGCACAAGGGATTGGGTTCGCGGCGCGAAATGGAAACGCTCATCGCCAGTGGTGAAGTCAGCGTCAACGGCAAAACCGCCACACTCGGCGACCGCGCTGGGCCGGGGGATGTGATTCGCATCGGCCGGCGCGTGATCCGCGTGCATGAAGAGGAATTGCCCAAAGTGCTGCTGTATCACAAACCGGAAGGTGAAATCGTCAGCCGTCACGACCCGGAAGGGCGCCCTTCCGTTTTCGACAAACTGCCGCACCTGCGCTCGTCCAAATGGATCGCCATCGGGCGGCTGGATTTCAACACCAGCGGACTGCTGATTTTCACCAACGACGGCACATTGGCCAACCGCCTGATGCACCCACGCTTTGAAATGGAACGCGAATACGCCGTGCGCATACTCGGCGAACTGACCGAAGAACAAATGAAGCAACTCACCACCGGCGTTCAACTTGAAGACGGCCAAGCGGCGTTTACCTATCTCGCCGATCAGGGTGGCGAAGGCGCCAATCACTGGTACCGCATCATCCTGAAAGAAGGCAAAAACCGCGAAGTGCGGCGCATGTTCGAAGCCATCGGCATCACCGTCAGCCGCCTGATGCGTGTACGCTTCGGCCCGCTCAACCTGCCGCCGCGCATCAAACGCGGACAGTGGCTGGAATTGGATGAGAAAGAAACGCGGCGATTGTTGAGTTTGATTGGGTGA